A genome region from Rhodohalobacter mucosus includes the following:
- the rsmD gene encoding 16S rRNA (guanine(966)-N(2))-methyltransferase RsmD, which translates to MRIITGKLKGRTIPVPKSGLLRPTSDRAKEGIFSIIAARTYFDNTRVLDLFAGSGNLGFEAISRGAENCLFVDREHQHIRHIEKLAKQFQVETQIQTIAMDVETFLERSTHGSYDFIFADPPYDYHRMEEMTESILNNDWLNKDGWYILEHDKRHDFSGHSACIHCKSYGRTTASIFRPDASG; encoded by the coding sequence ATGAGAATTATTACAGGCAAACTGAAAGGACGCACTATCCCCGTTCCAAAATCCGGCCTGCTGCGGCCTACCTCCGACCGGGCAAAAGAGGGAATTTTCTCCATAATCGCAGCCAGAACCTACTTTGATAACACGCGGGTGCTTGACCTTTTTGCAGGGAGCGGCAATCTGGGTTTTGAGGCAATTTCAAGAGGTGCTGAAAATTGTCTTTTTGTGGACCGTGAACACCAGCATATCCGTCATATTGAAAAGCTGGCAAAACAGTTTCAGGTAGAGACGCAAATACAAACCATTGCCATGGATGTGGAGACTTTTCTGGAGAGAAGCACACACGGGTCATACGATTTCATTTTTGCAGATCCTCCTTACGACTATCACAGGATGGAGGAGATGACGGAGAGCATTCTGAATAATGACTGGCTTAACAAAGATGGCTGGTACATCCTGGAGCACGATAAGCGGCATGATTTTTCCGGACACTCCGCCTGCATCCACTGCAAATCTTACGGACGAACCACCGCATCCATATTCAGGCCGGATGCATCAGGTTGA
- a CDS encoding peroxiredoxin yields MISTGEKIDTNFTLSIVQNGEEKEVRFDELLDRPAIVSVYMRNNTSGCDKQNRSLAEHAEWFDEQGYNLIALSKDTCGSHQKYADKLGIPYVLASDPDFAFAEATDSIVEKKMYGKTYDAPSRSAFVIDTNGTVKAVIEKVNTKAHAEELKELIRSLS; encoded by the coding sequence ATGATTTCCACAGGAGAAAAAATTGATACTAATTTCACTCTCAGCATCGTACAGAATGGTGAGGAAAAAGAAGTACGGTTTGATGAACTGCTCGACCGGCCGGCCATTGTTTCCGTTTATATGCGAAACAATACCAGCGGATGCGACAAGCAAAACAGAAGCCTTGCAGAACACGCCGAATGGTTTGACGAACAAGGGTACAACCTGATCGCACTCAGCAAGGACACCTGTGGTTCTCATCAAAAATATGCCGACAAACTGGGCATCCCGTACGTTCTTGCATCCGATCCCGATTTTGCCTTTGCAGAGGCTACCGATTCTATCGTTGAAAAGAAGATGTATGGCAAAACGTATGATGCTCCATCGCGGTCTGCCTTTGTCATCGACACCAACGGAACAGTGAAAGCCGTTATAGAAAAGGTGAATACAAAAGCACACGCAGAAGAGTTAAAAGAGCTGATTCGTTCGTTATCCTGA
- the coaD gene encoding pantetheine-phosphate adenylyltransferase: MTRTALYPGSFDPLTNGHLDILERAVRMFDKVIVTVAVNKRKNAVFTGDERVDLIKEAIGSYDWADNVEVEQFTGLLIDFARKKNVHVLLRGVRQISDFEYEFRMALTNRRLAPEVDTIFMMPDEQLTFISATIVKEVAEWGGDLSSFVPANVARALHAKFSSNS; encoded by the coding sequence ATGACGCGTACCGCACTCTATCCGGGATCATTCGACCCCCTTACCAACGGCCACCTCGACATTCTTGAACGCGCCGTTAGAATGTTCGACAAGGTTATTGTTACCGTTGCTGTAAACAAGAGAAAGAACGCTGTGTTTACGGGTGATGAACGTGTAGACCTTATCAAGGAGGCTATTGGGAGTTATGACTGGGCCGATAATGTTGAAGTGGAGCAGTTCACCGGGCTATTGATTGATTTTGCCCGGAAAAAAAACGTGCATGTACTTCTCCGGGGTGTACGTCAAATCTCGGATTTCGAGTATGAATTCCGAATGGCCCTTACAAACCGGCGCCTGGCACCCGAAGTGGATACCATCTTTATGATGCCCGACGAACAGCTTACCTTTATCTCCGCAACCATTGTAAAAGAGGTGGCTGAATGGGGGGGAGACCTGAGCAGTTTCGTGCCTGCCAACGTTGCCAGGGCCCTTCATGCAAAATTCAGCAGCAACAGTTAG
- a CDS encoding MATE family efflux transporter, with amino-acid sequence MELLQNLQTERHILNRTILKLAIPNIISNLSVPLLGVVDTALVGHLDEVYYLGALAVGGMIFNFLFWGFGFLRMGTTGITAQEYGARNRQSMMMTMARVQLIAWSFGLAIILMQTPLIRFSLWIIESSEEVAHFTQVYYDIRIYTAPAMLALYGLQGWFLGMQNAKYPMIITIVHNLLNIVLNIFFIQVMDMHVDGVAWGTLISTWLALGLGVWLFFRKYKRYTGHYKQSELVNRDELKRYFSVNRDIFIRTLCLIFTFSFFTAKSAAQGDLVLAANTILLQLWMVASYGIDGFAYAAESLIGRFKGGNNSEKLRKAVYYNLGWGLFLGVTGSLIYLLFDEAILFLFTDKTDVIALAMSVMIWTILAPLVSSFCYILDGVFIGATETAPMRNTMLIATFAIFLPAYYAGNSLFGVHGLWVAMVLFMVTRGAALGFYLPGRILDIEN; translated from the coding sequence TTGGAGCTTCTTCAGAACCTGCAAACGGAACGGCACATATTGAACCGCACCATACTCAAACTCGCAATTCCCAATATCATCAGCAACCTTTCCGTGCCGCTGCTTGGTGTTGTGGATACAGCGCTGGTGGGACACCTGGATGAAGTGTATTACCTTGGCGCGCTTGCTGTGGGTGGGATGATATTCAACTTTCTGTTCTGGGGTTTCGGTTTTCTGCGGATGGGAACCACCGGTATAACCGCGCAGGAATACGGAGCGCGGAACAGGCAAAGCATGATGATGACGATGGCCAGGGTTCAGCTTATCGCCTGGTCATTTGGACTGGCTATCATTCTGATGCAAACCCCTCTGATTAGGTTCAGCCTCTGGATTATTGAGAGCAGCGAGGAGGTTGCTCACTTTACACAGGTGTATTACGACATACGTATTTATACAGCTCCAGCCATGCTTGCCCTTTATGGGCTTCAGGGATGGTTTCTTGGAATGCAGAATGCAAAGTACCCGATGATCATCACCATTGTCCACAATCTGCTGAATATTGTTTTGAATATCTTTTTTATTCAGGTAATGGACATGCACGTGGATGGAGTGGCATGGGGAACACTGATCTCAACATGGCTTGCACTTGGGTTGGGTGTATGGCTGTTTTTCAGAAAATACAAACGGTACACAGGCCATTATAAACAGTCCGAACTTGTAAACAGGGATGAGCTGAAGCGGTACTTTTCGGTAAACCGCGATATATTTATCCGAACACTATGCCTGATTTTCACATTTTCTTTCTTTACTGCAAAAAGCGCCGCGCAGGGTGATCTGGTTCTCGCAGCCAATACCATACTGCTGCAGCTCTGGATGGTGGCATCATACGGTATCGATGGATTTGCCTATGCGGCGGAGAGCCTGATAGGACGCTTCAAGGGAGGCAACAATAGTGAAAAACTCAGGAAAGCGGTGTATTACAATCTGGGATGGGGCCTTTTTCTGGGAGTTACTGGGTCACTTATATATCTTCTGTTTGATGAAGCTATTCTGTTTTTGTTTACCGACAAAACGGATGTGATCGCCCTTGCGATGTCGGTCATGATATGGACAATTCTTGCTCCTCTGGTATCCAGCTTTTGCTATATTCTGGATGGTGTGTTTATTGGTGCAACCGAAACGGCACCAATGCGAAACACAATGCTGATTGCAACATTTGCCATTTTTCTGCCGGCCTATTATGCAGGCAATTCGCTCTTTGGTGTTCATGGCCTCTGGGTTGCCATGGTATTGTTCATGGTTACCAGGGGTGCAGCGCTAGGCTTTTACCTGCCCGGGAGAATTCTGGATATAGAAAACTGA
- a CDS encoding SixA phosphatase family protein produces MDDQLNILLMRHAKSSWKDRRLRDYDRPLNKRGNRDAPAMGLFLKNAGRTPDLIISSPALRAKTTSLMAAEEMDFDHERILWNDKLYFDGPDAYVEAIKQAGTESGLKRIMTVGHNPMTENTIALLTGRQNPYSVPTAAVICLDVNVGSWDELVLGCCTLVWIKRPKDL; encoded by the coding sequence ATGGATGATCAACTGAATATTCTGCTGATGAGGCATGCCAAGTCATCCTGGAAAGACAGGAGACTGAGAGATTACGACCGTCCGCTCAACAAACGGGGGAATAGGGATGCTCCTGCAATGGGTCTGTTTCTTAAAAATGCGGGAAGAACGCCCGATCTAATCATCAGTTCACCCGCTCTGCGGGCCAAAACAACGTCGCTGATGGCGGCTGAGGAGATGGATTTTGACCATGAGCGTATTTTATGGAACGATAAACTCTATTTTGATGGACCTGATGCTTACGTTGAAGCTATCAAACAAGCGGGGACTGAGTCCGGGCTAAAACGGATTATGACTGTTGGCCATAACCCCATGACGGAAAACACCATTGCCCTCCTAACCGGCAGGCAGAACCCGTATTCGGTGCCTACGGCAGCAGTCATTTGCCTTGACGTGAATGTAGGTTCGTGGGATGAGCTGGTACTCGGCTGCTGTACTTTGGTGTGGATAAAAAGACCCAAAGATCTCTGA
- the topA gene encoding type I DNA topoisomerase has translation MKSLVIVESPTKTKTIKKYLPKGYIVDSSMGHIRDLPSSAKEIPAKYKKESWSNLGINVDDRYDPLYVVPASKKKIVKKLKDQLKDADELILATDEDREGEAISWHLTELLNPKVPVKRMVFREITEEAVKNALENFRNIDMNLVHAQETRRILDRLAGYTISPLLWKKISPGLSAGRVQSVAVEFLVERERERMKFKSGTYFDLKASVSKEGDKHTFTADLSHLNGKRLASGKDFDENTGKLKKPDNVVLLDEKASNDLRDMLREADWSVSAIDVKTQKRNPSAPFITSTLQQEANRKFGFSARDTMSIAQKLYENGHITYMRTDSTRLSGQAINAARNAVEQQYGEEYLFERVRNFGKAKGAQEAHEAIRPAGSSFTMPGKTGLSGRELKLYDLIWKRTIATQMAEAVLEFTNATIAADQNGTRAEFKTTGKKILFPGFFRAYVEGSDDPDAALENQEIFLPELSEGEGIDLHELESISHETKPPARFTEATLVKELEKRGVGRPSTYATIISTIQDRGYARSDGKTLIPSYTAFAVTELLEKHIPHVVDSEFTSKLEDKLDEIAKGKYDPVKYLDEYYKGDDGLKNQVDQQEDKIDPQEAKLLDLPIDDLNGMQVHVGRFGPYVKTKSDGEEITTSLPVDLDPGELNAEKIKELLAAEKDGPKSLGKHPETGEDVYVLTGRFGPYVQLGEVSDDNKKPKRVSLLKGMNPSDVDLETALDLLSLPRTLGEHPDTGKVVKAGVGRYGPFVLHDGSFKSLKKTDNVLTVDLNRAVELLKEKGKGRGSSAIADLGKHPETDQPIKVLDGRYGPYIKYGRKNISLPKGTDPEKFTMGDAVRLIDEKGKK, from the coding sequence ATGAAATCATTAGTTATTGTCGAGTCGCCCACAAAAACCAAAACGATTAAAAAGTATCTTCCCAAGGGGTATATAGTAGACTCATCGATGGGGCATATACGCGACCTTCCCTCATCTGCCAAAGAAATCCCTGCAAAGTACAAGAAGGAGTCCTGGTCTAATCTGGGCATCAATGTTGACGATCGCTACGATCCCCTTTACGTTGTTCCTGCCAGCAAGAAGAAAATTGTTAAAAAGCTGAAGGATCAGCTGAAGGACGCAGATGAGCTTATCCTGGCGACTGACGAAGATCGTGAAGGAGAGGCCATTTCATGGCACCTTACCGAACTGTTGAATCCGAAAGTGCCCGTGAAGAGGATGGTGTTCCGGGAGATTACGGAAGAAGCCGTGAAGAACGCTCTTGAGAATTTCAGGAATATTGATATGAACCTGGTACATGCACAGGAGACACGGCGTATACTGGACCGGCTCGCCGGTTACACAATCTCCCCGCTTCTCTGGAAAAAGATCTCTCCCGGTTTATCTGCCGGACGTGTACAGTCGGTTGCCGTTGAGTTTCTTGTAGAGCGGGAACGCGAGCGGATGAAATTTAAGAGCGGCACCTATTTTGATCTCAAAGCATCCGTTTCAAAAGAGGGTGATAAACATACATTCACCGCAGACCTTTCTCACCTGAACGGCAAAAGGCTGGCCAGCGGGAAAGATTTTGATGAAAACACGGGTAAACTGAAAAAGCCTGATAATGTCGTTTTACTGGACGAAAAGGCGTCAAATGATCTGCGCGATATGCTCAGGGAAGCTGACTGGTCGGTTTCTGCCATAGATGTAAAGACCCAGAAACGAAATCCCTCCGCTCCTTTCATCACCTCGACCCTTCAGCAGGAAGCCAACCGTAAATTCGGATTTTCTGCCCGTGATACAATGAGTATTGCTCAAAAACTCTACGAGAACGGTCATATCACCTATATGAGAACCGATTCCACGAGGCTATCGGGTCAGGCAATCAATGCGGCACGCAATGCGGTAGAGCAGCAGTACGGAGAGGAATATCTTTTTGAAAGAGTTCGCAATTTCGGCAAGGCAAAAGGTGCACAGGAAGCACACGAAGCCATTCGACCCGCCGGCTCAAGCTTTACCATGCCTGGAAAAACAGGGCTTAGCGGCCGTGAACTCAAACTGTACGACCTGATATGGAAACGTACCATTGCCACACAGATGGCAGAGGCCGTACTTGAATTTACCAACGCCACAATTGCTGCGGACCAAAACGGCACCCGTGCGGAGTTCAAGACAACCGGAAAGAAAATCCTCTTCCCGGGGTTCTTCAGGGCATATGTAGAAGGAAGCGATGACCCTGATGCCGCTCTCGAAAATCAGGAAATTTTTCTTCCCGAACTGTCAGAGGGTGAAGGTATTGACCTCCATGAGCTGGAATCCATTTCTCATGAGACCAAACCACCTGCCCGCTTTACAGAGGCCACACTGGTCAAGGAGCTCGAAAAGCGTGGCGTAGGGCGACCGAGTACCTATGCAACGATTATCAGCACAATTCAGGATCGCGGTTATGCACGCAGCGATGGGAAAACACTGATCCCATCCTATACGGCCTTTGCGGTAACCGAACTTCTGGAAAAACACATTCCGCACGTTGTTGACAGTGAATTTACCTCTAAACTTGAGGATAAACTGGACGAGATTGCAAAGGGCAAATACGATCCCGTTAAGTACCTTGACGAGTACTACAAAGGTGATGATGGGCTAAAAAATCAGGTAGACCAGCAGGAGGACAAGATTGATCCCCAGGAAGCGAAACTGCTCGACCTGCCGATCGATGACCTGAACGGTATGCAGGTTCATGTTGGCAGGTTTGGTCCCTATGTAAAAACAAAGAGCGACGGTGAAGAGATAACCACGTCGCTGCCCGTTGATCTCGATCCGGGAGAACTCAATGCAGAAAAAATCAAAGAGCTTCTTGCCGCCGAAAAAGACGGACCCAAATCTCTCGGCAAGCATCCGGAAACGGGCGAGGATGTTTATGTGCTAACCGGACGTTTCGGTCCCTATGTACAGCTGGGTGAAGTGTCGGATGACAACAAGAAACCCAAAAGGGTATCGCTGCTAAAGGGGATGAATCCTTCGGATGTTGATTTGGAAACCGCATTAGATCTGCTGAGCCTGCCCCGTACGCTGGGAGAACATCCCGATACCGGTAAAGTAGTAAAAGCGGGGGTCGGCCGGTATGGACCGTTTGTGCTTCATGACGGATCGTTCAAGTCGCTTAAGAAAACCGATAATGTGCTCACTGTAGACCTGAACCGGGCCGTGGAACTTCTGAAAGAGAAGGGCAAGGGGCGCGGAAGTTCAGCGATTGCCGACCTGGGCAAACACCCTGAAACGGATCAGCCAATCAAGGTTCTGGATGGGCGATATGGCCCTTACATCAAGTACGGGCGAAAAAATATCTCCCTGCCGAAAGGAACGGACCCTGAGAAGTTTACAATGGGTGATGCCGTGAGACTGATTGACGAAAAAGGCAAGAAGTAG